One stretch of Toxoplasma gondii ME49 chromosome XI, whole genome shotgun sequence DNA includes these proteins:
- a CDS encoding hypothetical protein (encoded by transcript TGME49_298590): MASAPHTFHSTRDFDIAPEVFLNHFLQLLTMAFFSTRRVVAFALFVGLSASVDAAPTVAEDLSVDSFLAKDVSGEEGYVDAISHVDAEDEVGGWDDKDKHDDKDKRDHKDKHDDKPKHHPPPPKTTTTTRRPTTTTTHRPPSKHLPPPPVKHIPAPPAKHVPAPPAKHIPPPPAKYSPAPPVKGAPVPVPVPSPVMTKAKFKKLLLLLMLGSQRFKKIMSDEDHNGVAELIRDYDSGKLEDLEHVLWESYQESAGTEDDFSAFIRQLQDASSA, translated from the coding sequence ATGGCATCAGCTCCTCACACATTTCATTCTACTCGAGATTTCGATATCGCACCCGAAGTGTTCTTGAATCATTTTCTGCAATTGCTAACAATGGCCTTCTTCAGCACCAGACGTGTAGTTGCATTCGCCCTTTTCGTAGGCTTGTCAGCCAGTGTTGACGCGGCGCCGACTGTCGCAGAGGATCTCAGCGTCGATAGCTTTTTGGCCAAGGACGTATCCGGGGAGGAAGGCTATGTCGATGCTATCTCCCACGTCGACGCGGAAGACGAAGTGGGAGGCTGGGATGACAAGGACAAGCACGATGACAAGGACAAGCGCGATCACAAGGACAAGCACGATGACAAGCCCAAGCATCATCCCCCTCCGCCCAAAACAACTACCACTACGAGGCGGCCTACAACAACGACAACCCACAGACCCCCGTCGAAGCACCTTCCACCTCCTCCAGTGAAGCACATTCCCGCTCCGCCAGCAAAGCACGTGCCAGCACCGCCAGCAAAACACATTCCACCGCCACCAGCGAAATATTCACCGGCGCCGCCTGTCAAAGGAGCACCAGTTCCCGTCCCAGTTCCGAGCCCTGTGATGACAAAAGCGAAATTCAAGAAGCTCTTGCTGCTTCTGATGCTCGGCTCGCAACGGTTCAAGAAGATCATGTCGGATGAGGACCACAATGGTGTGGCTGAGCTTATTCGCGACTATGATTCGGGCAAGCTCGAAGATCTGGAGCACGTGCTCTGGGAGTCTTACCAGGAGAGCGCTGGGACGGAAGATGACTTCTCGGCTTTCATTCGCCAGCTGCAAGATGCCTCTTCGGCATAG
- a CDS encoding hypothetical protein (encoded by transcript TGME49_215885) produces MASAPHTFHSTRDFDIAPEVFLNHFLQLLTMAFFSTRRVVAFALFVGLSASVDAAPTVAEDLSVDSFLAKDVSGEEGYVDAISHVDAEDEVGGWDDKDKHDDKDKRDHKDKHDDKPKHHPPPPKTTTTTRRPTTTTTHRPPSKHLPPPPVKHIPAPPAKHVPAPPAKHIPPPPAKYSPAPPVKGAPVPVPVPSPVMTKAKFKKLLLLLMLGSQRFKKIMSDEDHNGVAELIRDYDSGKLEDLEHVLWESYQESAGTEDDFSAFIRQLQDASSA; encoded by the coding sequence ATGGCATCAGCTCCTCACACATTTCATTCTACTCGAGATTTCGATATCGCACCCGAAGTGTTCTTGAATCATTTTCTGCAATTGCTAACAATGGCCTTCTTCAGCACCAGACGTGTAGTTGCATTCGCCCTTTTCGTAGGCTTGTCAGCCAGTGTTGACGCGGCGCCGACTGTCGCAGAGGATCTCAGCGTCGATAGCTTTTTGGCCAAGGACGTATCCGGGGAGGAAGGCTATGTCGATGCTATCTCCCATGTCGACGCGGAAGACGAAGTGGGAGGCTGGGATGACAAGGACAAGCACGATGACAAGGACAAGCGCGATCACAAGGACAAGCACGATGACAAGCCCAAGCATCATCCCCCTCCGCCCAAAACAACTACCACTACGAGGCGGCCTACAACAACGACAACCCACAGACCCCCGTCGAAGCACCTTCCACCTCCTCCAGTGAAGCACATTCCCGCTCCGCCAGCAAAGCACGTGCCAGCACCGCCAGCAAAACACATTCCACCGCCACCAGCGAAATATTCACCGGCGCCGCCTGTCAAAGGAGCACCAGTTCCCGTCCCAGTTCCGAGCCCTGTGATGACAAAAGCGAAATTCAAGAAGCTCTTGCTGCTTCTGATGCTCGGCTCGCAACGGTTCAAGAAGATCATGTCGGATGAGGACCACAATGGTGTGGCTGAGCTTATTCGCGACTATGATTCGGGCAAGCTCGAAGATCTGGAGCACGTGCTCTGGGAGTCTTACCAGGAGAGCGCTGGGACGGAAGATGACTTCTCGGCTTTCATTCGCCAGCTGCAAGATGCCTCTTCGGCGTAG
- a CDS encoding leucine zipper-like transcriptional regulator (encoded by transcript TGME49_298600), with product MFLASVSSVGNDQIGTRDAGVCFHRVPSPLKEMRGASHLASACGTYRQPPPQQGNENAAAGPASYCRGPCNSSQQKQQAPCTHGDYGACGSRGRCCGPSAADGSCGAGAVRRWRPVQCVGDERPERRSGAASVVYGDCLYLFGGYGGHARLDDLCKFDFVQRRWTKVKAANSPSARENNGAVVYRGCMYIFGGYSGIHWLQDLHAFDFEKEEWHEVETGGQKPSARFGFVSALCGTDGLLYLYGGYDGTSWLRDMHELNLHSSQWTETKQHGHLPSGRSCPSWAHHQNCIYMFGGYDGINRLSDFFCFHIPTRCWTLIATHPPPAAPFSSPSSSPPLYTLSLRQGGATTGGGDAARSSDSASATPSSPAGELASARGSWDSSASRVPLARAGRMGYSNAGAGDAPPGITDSMVCGNGGASGGGAYVWYPIDSTASSTSSSSTTPRRGSNGGAGCCRVATLGSGRGGRLDSNDDGGCNYCRGTHGAGGGALATGYGGSCCSCALSGSSTGAPSARYFHAAAAHGNCLYIFGGYNGQERLNDLYVFNLDTHEWQVVEGLDTPTGRSSMVAQVYKNALYIFGGYNGHNVLNDFYEFKFPTVAVPPSTFLADLRRLLSPPNSDVTFTVEGGKRLYACKAILMTRSEHFRALFNSGLKETEMAENGIPIRIEGVQYEVMAALLEYLHADMVSEQLSCQQTVQLMITAERFCVDRLKCLCVESLRRMLSVDTVVEVLIAANAHNILDLKEICLDYLLDHEEEVKERDAMRPLISHSTLLYEVYMRSSGNSSRRSSDSGSGVRRGGRRSRPDSGVGGVDEPRGGGSTFLPTCHGAQQGRGCSSCGGGGTCGGACEDSRGHDI from the exons ATGTTtcttgcttctgtctcttccgttGGCAACGATCAAATCGGGACAAGAGACGCTGGTGTCTGCTTTCACCGAGTTCCATCTCCCCTCAAGGAAATGCGAGGAGCCTCTCACCTTGCCTCCGCCTGCGGAACGTACCGACAGCCACCACCCCAGCAAGGAAACGAGAATGCAGCGGCTGGACCAGCGAGCTACTGCCGCGGCCCGTGCAATTCTTCTCAACAGAAACAACAAGCTCCCTGCACACATGGGGACTATGGGGCCTGTGGGTCGCGAGGAAGATGCTGCGGTCCCAGCGCCGCGGACGGCAGCTGCGGCGCCGGGGCTGTGCGACGATGGCGGCCTGTCCAGTGCgtgggagacgagagacctgagagacgaagcggagcGGCCAGTGTGGTGTACGGCGACTGTCTGTATTTGTTTGGGGGATACGGGGGCCATGCGCGCCTCGACGACTTGTGCAAGTTCGATTTCGTTCAGCGGCGGTGGACGAAAGTGAAGGCAGCAAACAGTCCGAGTGCGCGAGAGAACAACGGGGCGGTCGTGTATCGCGGTTGCATGTACATTTTTGGAGGGTATTCGGGCATCCACTGGCTGCAAGATTTGCACGCGTTCGACTTCGAGAAGGAGGAGTGGCACGAGGTCGAAACTGGAGGCCAGAAGCCGTCTGCCCGCTTTggcttcgtttctgctttgTGCGGGACTGACGGACTGTTGTATCTGTACGGCGGATACGACGGCACAAGCTGGCTCAGAGACATGCACGAATTGAATCTGCACTCGTCCCAgtggacggagacgaagcagcacGGGCATCTTCCTTCGGGCCGCTCCTGTCCGTCTTGGGCGCACCACCAGAACTGCATCTACATGTTTGGCGGCTACGACGGCATCAATCGCCTGAGTgacttcttctgtttccacATCCCCACGCGGTGTTGGACCCTGATCGCGACGCATCCACCGCCGGCTgcccctttctcttccccgtcgtcttcgccgccgcTCTACACACTCTCTCTCCGACAAGGCGGGGCCACGACCGGAGGCGGGGACGCCGCGAGGAGCAGCGACAGCGCCTCAGCAACGCCGTCTTCACCTGCAGGCGAGCTCGCGTCTGCCCGAGGAAGCTGGGACTCCAGTGCCTCCAGGGTGCCTCTCGCACGAGCTGGGCGAATGGGCTACTCGAATGCAGGTGCAGGCGATGCGCCACCTGGCATCACGGACTCCATGGTGTGCGGAAATGGGGGCGCCTCTGGTGGTGGAGCCTACGTGTGGTACCCCATCGACTCTACCGCGTCTTCCACCTCGTCTTCCAGCACAACCCCTAGACGAGGAAGCAATGGCGGAGCAGGTTGCTGTCGCGTGGCGACACTCGGATCCGGCAGAGGGGGCCGCCTGGATTCAAACGATGACGGCGGGTGCAACTATTGCCGCGGTACCCACGGGGCTGGCGGCGGAGCGCTGGCGACCGGCTATGGAGGCAGCTGCTGTTCCTGTGCCCTGAGCGGCAGCTCAACAGGAGCTCCGTCTGCCAGATACTTCCACGCCGCTGCAGCCCACGGAAATTGCCTGTATATCTTCGGGGGCTACAATGGGCAGGAGAGACTCAACGACCTCTACGTCTTCAACTTGG ACACGCATGAGTGGCAGGTCGTCGAGGGCCTTGACACCCCTACTGGAAGGAGCTCGATGGTTGCCCAAGTTTACAAGAATGCACTATATATTTTTGGCGGCTACAACGGGCACAACGTTCTGAACGACTTTTACGAATTCAAATTCC CGACAGTGGCTGTTCCTCCGTCAACCTTTCTGGCAGATCTTCGTCGCCTGTTGTCCCCGCCCAACAGCGACGTCACTTTTACTGTAGAAGGAGGCAAGCGGTTGTACGCTTGCAAGGCAATTCTTATGACCCGTAGTGAACACTTTCGAGCTCTTTTCAACTCGGGTctcaaagagacagaaatggCGGAGAACGGGATTCCGATAAGAATTGAGGGTGTTCAATATGAG GTCATGGCTGCCCTCCTTGAGTATCTCCACGCGGACATGGTGTCAGAGCAGCTGTCTTGTCAGCAGACAGTGCAGCTAATGATAACTGCTGAAAGA TTCTGCGTAGACCGCCTCAAatgtctctgcgtcgagtCTCTTCGCCGCATGCTGAGCGTGGACACAGTCGTCGAAGTGTTGATCGCGGCGAACGCACACAACATTCTCGACTTGAAGGAAATATGCCTAGACTACCTCCTCGAccacgaggaagaagtgaaggagCGCGATGCAATGCGTCCCCTCATCAGTCACTCCACCCTACTGTATGAGGTGTACATGCGGAGCAGTGGAAACTCGTCTAGGCGCAGTTCAGACTCCGGCAGCGGCGTCCGTAGAGGCGGAAGACGGAGCCGACCTGACTCTGGAGTGGGAGGAGTCGATGAACCGCGGGGTGGGGGCTCGACCTTCCTGCCCACGTGCCATGGAGCCCAACAGGGGCGCGGCTGCAGCTCTTGTGGGGGTGGCGGCACCTGCGGTGGAGCTTGCGAGGACAGCAGGGGCCACGATATCTGA